The Streptomyces sp. NBC_00440 genome contains a region encoding:
- a CDS encoding GOLPH3/VPS74 family protein, translating into MSQEAPTLPEELLLLALDPRRGKPFCRNRYLEFGMAGAALAELELQGRISESRGKVTVDQPLLPHDPVLAQVLELLPAPDKRKSAGGVGARYWIRRTGRTVEGLYLDQLVDGDVLTRETRRFAGLLPYYRHPAGPRNWSAQARDRFLTAEAAGFPDPRSRALGALVAAVGLSRIVARDGGTSRASMRQLMHEEWTAHAVHRNVQIDRANRSGGG; encoded by the coding sequence ATGAGCCAGGAAGCGCCGACGCTCCCGGAGGAACTGCTGCTGCTCGCGCTGGACCCGCGCCGGGGCAAACCGTTCTGCCGGAACCGCTATCTGGAGTTCGGCATGGCCGGTGCGGCCCTGGCCGAACTGGAGCTGCAGGGCCGGATCTCCGAGTCGCGCGGGAAGGTGACGGTGGATCAGCCGCTGCTGCCGCACGACCCGGTGCTCGCACAGGTGCTGGAGCTGCTGCCGGCCCCGGACAAGCGGAAGTCCGCCGGGGGCGTCGGCGCGCGGTACTGGATCCGCCGGACCGGCCGCACGGTGGAGGGGCTGTACCTGGACCAGCTGGTGGACGGGGACGTACTGACCCGTGAGACGCGGCGGTTCGCGGGGCTGCTGCCCTACTACCGCCACCCGGCGGGCCCGCGGAACTGGTCCGCTCAAGCCCGCGACCGCTTCCTGACAGCGGAGGCGGCCGGCTTCCCGGACCCGCGGAGCCGCGCACTCGGGGCGCTCGTCGCGGCGGTGGGCCTGTCCCGGATCGTCGCCCGGGACGGCGGGACGTCCCGCGCCTCGATGCGTCAGCTGATGCACGAGGAGTGGACCGCCCACGCGGTGCACCGCAACGTCCAGATCGACCGGGCGAACCGGAGCGGCGGAGGCTGA
- the fahA gene encoding fumarylacetoacetase: MPEQSPLDRAEGDPFGPHNLPYGVFSTPEDPDRRRVGVRIGGHVLDAGAAALALGSPYSKLLAHPTLNPLLAAGRTAWRDVRRALTAWVTVPAHRPVIEPLLRPVADVTMHLPYEVADYVDFYASEHHATNVGSIFRPDSAALTPNWKHLPIGYHGRSGTVVVSGTDVVRPSGQRKAPSDPAPVFGPSVKLDIEAEVGFVVGVPSAQGDSVPLSGYRHHVFGLQLLNDWSARDIQAWEYVPLGPFLGKSFATSVSAWVTPLEALDAARTAPPARELPLLPYLDDASAEEPGGLDLRIAVSINGQPVSEPPFAGMYWTAAQMLAHTTVNGASLRTGDLFGSGTVSGPSPGQCGSLLEITWNGTRPLELDGGKRTFLEDGDEVTLTAWAPGPDGTRVGLGEVTGRIVPAR; the protein is encoded by the coding sequence ATGCCTGAGCAGAGCCCGCTCGACCGGGCCGAAGGCGATCCCTTCGGCCCGCACAACCTGCCGTACGGAGTCTTCTCCACCCCTGAGGATCCCGACCGGCGCCGGGTGGGCGTGCGGATCGGCGGCCATGTACTCGACGCGGGGGCGGCGGCGCTCGCGCTCGGCTCCCCGTACAGCAAGCTGCTCGCCCACCCCACGCTCAACCCGCTGCTCGCGGCGGGCCGTACGGCGTGGCGCGATGTGCGGCGCGCGCTGACCGCCTGGGTCACTGTCCCCGCGCACCGCCCGGTCATAGAGCCGCTGCTGCGTCCGGTGGCGGACGTCACGATGCATCTTCCGTACGAGGTCGCCGACTACGTCGACTTCTACGCCAGCGAGCACCACGCGACGAACGTCGGCAGCATCTTCCGGCCCGACTCCGCGGCGCTGACCCCCAACTGGAAGCATCTGCCGATCGGTTACCACGGCCGTTCCGGCACGGTCGTCGTGTCGGGCACCGATGTCGTACGTCCTTCGGGGCAGCGCAAGGCGCCGTCGGACCCGGCGCCGGTCTTCGGACCCTCGGTCAAGCTCGACATCGAGGCGGAGGTCGGCTTCGTCGTCGGCGTCCCGTCCGCGCAGGGCGACTCCGTTCCGCTGTCCGGCTACCGGCACCACGTCTTCGGCCTCCAGCTGCTCAACGACTGGTCGGCGCGCGACATCCAGGCCTGGGAGTACGTCCCGCTGGGTCCCTTCCTCGGCAAGTCCTTCGCCACCTCGGTCTCGGCCTGGGTGACACCGCTGGAGGCTCTCGACGCGGCGCGGACCGCCCCGCCCGCCCGCGAACTGCCCCTGCTCCCCTACCTCGACGACGCGTCGGCCGAGGAACCTGGCGGCCTCGACCTGCGGATCGCGGTGTCCATCAACGGGCAGCCGGTCTCCGAGCCGCCCTTCGCCGGGATGTACTGGACGGCCGCCCAGATGCTGGCCCACACGACCGTCAACGGCGCCTCGCTCCGTACCGGGGACCTCTTCGGTTCGGGCACGGTCAGCGGGCCGTCGCCCGGGCAGTGCGGCTCACTGCTCGAAATCACCTGGAACGGGACCCGGCCCCTCGAACTCGACGGCGGCAAGCGGACGTTCCTGGAGGACGGCGACGAGGTGACACTCACCGCCTGGGCACCGGGGCCCGACGGGACCCGGGTCGGCCTCGGCGAAGTGACCGGAAGGATCGTGCCCGCACGATGA
- a CDS encoding CocE/NonD family hydrolase — MARIRTEFPYETRREDVWIPLPDGTQLYARIWRPVNAAAPVPALLEYLPYRLSDWTAPRDSQRHPWYAGHGYASVRVDVRGHGNSTGMPGDEYDAQELADGVEVVNWLARQDWCTGKVGMFGISWGGFNSLQIAALAPEPLKAIVTVCSADDRYDNDVHYMGGSVLAVDMHAWAATMLAFVSRPPDPAQVGSVWRDMWLSRLEAVEPFIHTWLAHQTRDDYWKHGSVCEDYPAIKAAVLTVGGWHDPYRDTALRLVGNLDPSRVRGLIGPWSHQYPDRGLPPGPGIGFLQETLRWWDHHLKGEDNGVMDEPLLRSWISESHPPATVYPELPGRWVGDTAWPSPHVTPVSYALQGDPMEVRSPMQTGLDAGRFFPFGNDSDLPPDQRDEDAKSVCFEFPVRQAAIEILGRAKVHLSVRSDVPTGQVVARLCDVAPDGSSTLVTRGALNFSARHGRDRSDPWKPGTTESLTFELNGIGHTFPPGHRIRLSVSSAYWPWIWPQPDSAHGWILDPAASTMELPVRAHTEDDIAFEEPEQSEPLAVEYPDNPDERPERLVVRDVAKGDWRLEVDPRYGGTRIYPDGLEFSEDALETYTINEADPLSAHTRSDWSIRLHRPETGWDARVRTRSEITCDAQDFITTSEVVCQEGEEVVFRRSWEKRIPRTAG, encoded by the coding sequence GTGGCTCGAATCCGCACCGAATTCCCGTACGAGACCCGCCGCGAGGACGTCTGGATCCCGCTCCCGGACGGCACGCAGCTGTACGCCAGGATCTGGCGTCCGGTCAACGCCGCCGCACCGGTCCCCGCCCTGCTCGAATACCTTCCGTACCGCCTGAGCGACTGGACGGCGCCGCGGGACTCGCAGCGGCACCCCTGGTACGCGGGCCACGGATACGCCTCCGTCCGCGTCGATGTGCGCGGGCACGGCAACTCGACCGGGATGCCCGGTGACGAGTACGACGCCCAGGAGCTGGCCGACGGCGTGGAGGTGGTGAACTGGCTGGCCCGGCAGGACTGGTGCACCGGCAAGGTCGGGATGTTCGGCATCTCCTGGGGCGGCTTCAACTCGCTCCAGATCGCGGCCCTCGCCCCCGAGCCGCTCAAGGCGATCGTCACGGTCTGCTCCGCCGACGACCGCTACGACAACGACGTCCACTACATGGGCGGCTCGGTGCTCGCCGTCGACATGCACGCCTGGGCGGCCACGATGCTCGCCTTCGTGTCGCGGCCGCCGGACCCGGCCCAGGTCGGTTCGGTCTGGCGGGACATGTGGCTGAGCCGGCTGGAGGCCGTGGAGCCGTTCATCCATACCTGGCTCGCCCACCAGACGCGCGACGACTACTGGAAGCACGGCAGCGTCTGCGAGGACTACCCGGCCATCAAGGCGGCCGTCCTGACCGTCGGCGGCTGGCACGACCCGTACCGGGACACCGCCCTGCGGCTGGTCGGGAATCTGGACCCGTCGCGGGTGCGGGGGCTGATCGGCCCGTGGTCGCACCAGTACCCGGACCGGGGCCTGCCGCCCGGCCCCGGCATCGGCTTCCTCCAGGAGACCCTGCGCTGGTGGGACCACCATCTGAAGGGTGAGGACAACGGGGTGATGGACGAGCCGCTGCTGCGCTCGTGGATCAGCGAGTCGCACCCGCCGGCCACCGTCTACCCGGAGCTGCCGGGCCGCTGGGTCGGTGACACGGCCTGGCCGTCGCCGCACGTCACACCGGTGTCGTACGCACTCCAGGGCGACCCGATGGAAGTCAGGTCGCCGATGCAGACCGGTCTGGACGCCGGGCGGTTCTTCCCGTTCGGCAACGACTCCGATCTGCCGCCCGACCAGCGCGACGAGGACGCGAAGTCCGTCTGCTTCGAATTCCCGGTCCGCCAGGCCGCCATCGAGATCCTGGGCCGCGCGAAGGTGCATCTCTCGGTGCGCTCCGACGTCCCCACGGGACAGGTCGTCGCCCGGCTCTGCGACGTCGCACCGGACGGCTCCTCCACCCTGGTCACCCGGGGCGCGCTCAACTTCTCGGCGCGCCACGGCCGGGACCGGTCGGACCCCTGGAAACCGGGCACCACCGAGTCGCTCACCTTCGAGCTGAACGGCATCGGCCACACCTTCCCGCCCGGCCACCGCATCCGCCTCTCGGTCTCGTCGGCGTACTGGCCGTGGATCTGGCCGCAGCCCGACTCGGCGCACGGCTGGATCCTGGACCCGGCGGCCTCGACCATGGAACTCCCGGTCCGCGCGCACACCGAGGACGACATCGCCTTCGAGGAGCCGGAGCAGTCCGAGCCGCTCGCGGTGGAGTATCCGGATAATCCGGACGAGCGTCCGGAGCGGCTGGTCGTACGCGATGTGGCCAAGGGCGACTGGCGTCTGGAGGTGGACCCCAGGTACGGGGGCACCCGGATCTACCCGGACGGCCTGGAGTTCAGCGAGGACGCGTTGGAGACGTACACGATCAACGAGGCGGACCCGCTGTCGGCGCACACCCGCTCGGACTGGTCGATCCGCCTGCACCGCCCCGAGACGGGCTGGGACGCCCGGGTGCGGACCCGCTCGGAGATCACCTGCGACGCCCAGGACTTCATCACGACGAGCGAAGTGGTGTGCCAGGAGGGCGAAGAGGTGGTGTTCCGGCGGAGCTGGGAGAAGCGCATTCCGCGCACGGCGGGGTAG
- a CDS encoding peptide MFS transporter — protein sequence MSGTEPQPGQAPPSQPPPQPGDDHSFFGQPRGLATLSGLEIWERFSFLGMQAILVLYFTAAVNQDGLGMSPGAAASISAAYGTLVYLVSVAGGWLADRILGSYRAVLGGGILIALGHYSMAVPTASMTWVGLGLISLGTGLLKPNVATLVGKLYRTEDERRDAGFALYYMCINIGAFLGPLITGWLGDHKGWHWGFSAAAVGMTLGLIQYVLGRRTIAGRTDAAEQALPPAVMRRAVKMIVGGALAVAVIAVILGLSGWLTLDRTVDALTIISVLAPIVFFAVMFRSPRVTKAERGHLRPYIVLFLASVVFNFILFQAYSTMILLASTNARTEIFGYHFPASWYASALGAFEVALAPVVAAVWVRMGKHQPHASNKIAIGTILGGLSFLIMVPATSGRTGSDWLMSVWWIVGSYALLGLGDILVETSGMSATTKLAPAAFASQTMALWFLSLALANGIQAQIVKLYGQVSDPAYFGVNGAIAVVAGLAVVAAAPWLKRTMHPVH from the coding sequence TTGTCCGGAACAGAGCCGCAGCCGGGACAGGCACCACCGTCCCAGCCCCCGCCGCAGCCGGGCGACGACCATTCATTCTTCGGCCAGCCACGCGGTCTGGCGACCCTGTCGGGCCTGGAGATCTGGGAGCGGTTCTCGTTCCTCGGGATGCAGGCCATCCTCGTCCTCTACTTCACAGCTGCGGTCAACCAGGACGGCCTCGGCATGTCGCCGGGAGCGGCGGCGTCCATCTCCGCCGCGTACGGCACGCTGGTCTATCTGGTCTCGGTGGCGGGCGGCTGGCTGGCCGACCGCATCCTCGGTTCGTACCGCGCGGTCCTCGGCGGCGGCATCCTCATCGCACTCGGCCACTACTCGATGGCGGTCCCGACGGCCTCCATGACCTGGGTCGGCCTGGGGCTGATCTCGCTCGGTACGGGGCTGCTGAAGCCGAACGTCGCCACGCTGGTCGGCAAGTTGTACCGCACCGAGGACGAACGCCGCGACGCCGGTTTCGCCCTGTACTACATGTGCATCAACATCGGCGCCTTCCTCGGTCCGCTGATCACCGGCTGGCTCGGTGACCACAAGGGCTGGCACTGGGGCTTCTCGGCCGCCGCCGTCGGTATGACGCTGGGTCTGATCCAGTACGTCCTGGGGCGCCGCACCATCGCGGGCCGCACCGACGCCGCCGAGCAGGCGCTGCCGCCCGCCGTGATGCGCCGCGCGGTGAAGATGATCGTCGGCGGGGCGCTGGCCGTCGCCGTGATCGCCGTGATCCTCGGGCTCTCCGGCTGGCTGACGCTGGACCGCACCGTCGACGCGCTGACCATCATCTCGGTGCTCGCGCCGATCGTCTTCTTCGCCGTGATGTTCCGCAGCCCACGGGTGACCAAGGCCGAACGTGGGCATCTGCGCCCCTACATCGTGCTGTTCCTCGCCTCGGTGGTCTTCAACTTCATCCTCTTCCAGGCGTACTCGACGATGATCCTGCTCGCGTCGACCAACGCCAGGACGGAGATCTTCGGCTACCACTTCCCCGCCAGCTGGTACGCGTCGGCGCTCGGCGCCTTCGAAGTGGCGCTGGCCCCCGTGGTCGCGGCCGTCTGGGTCCGGATGGGCAAGCACCAGCCGCACGCCTCCAACAAGATCGCCATCGGCACCATCCTCGGCGGCCTCTCCTTCCTGATCATGGTTCCGGCCACGTCCGGCCGTACCGGCAGCGACTGGCTGATGTCCGTCTGGTGGATCGTCGGCTCCTACGCGCTGCTGGGCCTCGGCGACATCCTGGTCGAGACCTCCGGCATGTCCGCCACCACCAAGCTCGCGCCCGCCGCCTTCGCCAGCCAGACGATGGCGCTCTGGTTCCTTTCCCTTGCCCTCGCCAACGGCATCCAGGCGCAGATCGTGAAGTTGTACGGCCAGGTCTCCGACCCGGCGTACTTCGGTGTCAACGGCGCCATCGCCGTCGTCGCCGGACTCGCGGTCGTCGCCGCCGCCCCCTGGCTCAAACGCACCATGCACCCCGTCCACTGA
- a CDS encoding polyprenyl synthetase family protein, with protein MTVVEPFGLNVRDQALEADVQAGLAAVEAGLLDATKSEVPFITEAAQHLVRAGGKRFRPLLVMLAAQFGDPYAPGVVPSAVVVELTHLATLYHDDVMDEADVRRGVASANARWDNSVAVLTGDFLFARASHILADLGPEAVRIQAEAFERLVTGQILETAGPRDGRDPVSHYLDVIAGKTGSLIAVSGRFGAMMSGADETVVNILTQYGERLGTAFQLADDVLDIASDSHESGKTPGTDLREGIPTLPVLRLRAQAAEHGRPDDLALVELLSGDLTDDARHAEALRLMRAHPALEQVRQDTVRYAEEARASLAPLPECFAKTALEELCGAVVHRVG; from the coding sequence GTGACCGTCGTCGAGCCATTCGGGCTGAACGTGCGGGACCAGGCACTTGAGGCCGATGTCCAGGCCGGATTGGCGGCTGTCGAGGCCGGGCTGCTCGATGCCACCAAGAGCGAGGTCCCTTTCATCACGGAGGCCGCGCAGCATCTCGTACGGGCCGGGGGTAAGCGCTTTCGTCCGCTTCTTGTGATGCTCGCTGCCCAGTTCGGTGACCCTTATGCGCCCGGAGTCGTACCTTCTGCCGTAGTGGTCGAATTGACCCACCTGGCGACGCTTTACCACGACGACGTGATGGACGAGGCGGACGTACGCCGAGGGGTGGCCAGCGCCAACGCGCGCTGGGACAACTCGGTCGCGGTCCTGACCGGCGACTTCCTCTTCGCGCGCGCTTCGCACATCCTGGCCGACCTGGGCCCGGAGGCCGTACGTATCCAGGCGGAGGCGTTCGAACGCCTCGTCACCGGCCAGATCCTGGAGACCGCGGGCCCGCGCGACGGTCGCGACCCGGTCAGCCACTACCTCGACGTCATCGCGGGCAAGACCGGCTCCCTGATCGCCGTCTCCGGACGGTTCGGCGCGATGATGTCCGGCGCCGACGAGACCGTCGTGAACATCCTCACGCAGTACGGCGAGCGGCTCGGCACCGCGTTCCAGCTGGCCGACGACGTACTGGACATCGCGAGCGACAGCCACGAGTCCGGCAAGACCCCGGGTACGGACCTGCGTGAGGGCATTCCGACGCTGCCGGTGCTGCGGCTGCGCGCCCAGGCCGCCGAGCACGGCCGCCCGGACGATCTCGCCCTGGTCGAGCTGCTGTCGGGCGATCTGACGGACGACGCCCGGCACGCCGAGGCGCTGCGGCTGATGCGGGCGCACCCGGCCCTGGAGCAGGTCCGCCAGGACACCGTGCGGTACGCGGAGGAGGCCCGCGCCTCGCTGGCGCCGCTGCCGGAGTGCTTCGCGAAGACCGCCCTGGAGGAGCTGTGCGGCGCGGTGGTGCACCGCGTGGGGTGA
- a CDS encoding LolA family protein, whose product MAPNDSAQGTGEAGPSAAGRRKAARYLLPVGVAGVAAVTIGLVPALASSGDPSLPKISAQQLIEKMAASDTQQLSGTVKVSSDLGIPSLGGLAGSLGGGALGGGSGSGGKDGSSVAPDSKLMELASGTHTLRVAADGPDKQRVSILDNAAEYSLIHNDRQVWAYDSKSNEVYHAKTGASADARKDRTDKLPATPKDFAQQALKAVGPTTSVSVDGTAQVAGRDAYQLLIKPKQSGSTIGAIRVAVDSKTGTPLKFTLTPSSGGKAAIDVGFTKVDFGRPAASTFSFTPPKGAKVTEGAAPKAGGHLAPKAGGHLAPQGSPKDLKSASPEDFKGLNIIGEGWTSVARIDTGSGKGIGAMGGSAQKSGAPVDAQKFLSSLGDRVTGSFGSGTVFHTRLVNALMTDDGKVFVGTVDKGALVKAADAAK is encoded by the coding sequence ATGGCACCGAACGACAGTGCACAGGGCACCGGAGAGGCCGGGCCTTCCGCCGCGGGCCGCCGGAAGGCGGCACGTTATCTCCTCCCGGTCGGAGTGGCGGGGGTGGCGGCGGTGACGATCGGTCTCGTGCCGGCGCTCGCCAGCTCGGGAGACCCCAGCCTGCCGAAGATCTCGGCGCAGCAGCTCATCGAGAAGATGGCCGCATCGGACACCCAGCAGCTGTCCGGCACGGTGAAGGTCAGCTCGGACCTGGGCATCCCGTCACTGGGCGGTCTGGCAGGCTCCTTGGGCGGCGGCGCGCTCGGCGGTGGCAGCGGCAGCGGCGGCAAGGACGGGTCGAGCGTGGCGCCCGACTCCAAGCTGATGGAACTGGCCTCGGGTACGCACACCCTGCGGGTGGCTGCCGACGGCCCCGACAAGCAGCGGGTGTCCATCCTGGACAACGCCGCCGAGTACAGCCTGATCCACAACGACCGGCAGGTCTGGGCGTACGACAGCAAGTCGAACGAGGTCTACCACGCGAAGACCGGCGCCTCCGCCGACGCCCGTAAGGACCGCACCGACAAGCTGCCCGCCACCCCGAAGGACTTCGCCCAGCAGGCGCTGAAGGCCGTCGGCCCGACGACCTCGGTCAGTGTCGACGGCACGGCGCAGGTGGCGGGCCGCGATGCGTACCAGCTGCTCATCAAGCCGAAGCAGTCCGGTTCCACGATCGGTGCCATCCGGGTCGCGGTGGACTCGAAGACCGGCACCCCGCTGAAGTTCACGCTCACGCCGAGCAGCGGTGGCAAGGCCGCCATCGACGTGGGCTTCACCAAGGTCGACTTCGGCAGGCCCGCGGCCTCCACCTTCTCCTTCACTCCGCCCAAGGGCGCGAAGGTGACGGAGGGCGCCGCCCCGAAGGCCGGTGGGCACCTGGCTCCCAAGGCCGGTGGGCACCTGGCTCCGCAGGGCAGCCCGAAGGACCTGAAGTCCGCATCGCCCGAGGACTTCAAGGGCCTGAACATCATCGGCGAGGGCTGGACCTCGGTGGCGAGGATCGACACCGGCAGCGGCAAGGGCATCGGCGCGATGGGCGGCTCCGCGCAGAAGAGCGGTGCCCCGGTGGACGCGCAGAAGTTCCTCAGCTCGCTGGGCGACAGGGTGACGGGCTCGTTCGGCTCGGGCACCGTGTTCCACACCCGGCTGGTGAACGCGCTGATGACGGACGACGGAAAGGTCTTTGTCGGCACGGTCGACAAGGGCGCGCTGGTCAAGGCGGCCGACGCGGCCAAGTAG
- a CDS encoding ABC transporter ATP-binding protein → MPEAVIETHALTKRFRGGQLAVNRLDLTVPRGSVFGFLGPNGSGKTTTIRMLLGLIAPTSGTASLLGQPMPRAAHSVLPGVGALIEGPALYGFLSGRDNLLRYDSADPRADPRTRRARVDAALERVGLAHASAKKAKAYSLGMKQRLGLASALLQPRGLLVLDEPTNGLDPQGMREIRTLVRELADEGTTVFLSSHLLDEIEQVCTHAAVMARGTLLAQGRVVDLATRGRLAVGTPDPAVAARVLTELGITGVDVTGDRVTGDIPSAETDVADLNTALVREGVRVRSFGVERASLEDAFVALTGEGFDVAG, encoded by the coding sequence ATGCCTGAAGCCGTCATCGAAACCCATGCCCTGACCAAACGCTTCCGCGGCGGCCAACTCGCGGTGAACCGCCTGGACCTCACCGTCCCGCGCGGCAGCGTCTTCGGCTTCCTCGGGCCCAACGGCTCCGGCAAGACCACCACCATCCGGATGCTCCTCGGCCTCATCGCCCCGACCTCCGGCACCGCGAGCCTGCTCGGACAGCCGATGCCGCGCGCCGCCCACAGCGTGCTGCCGGGCGTCGGCGCGCTCATCGAGGGCCCCGCGCTGTACGGGTTCCTCTCCGGCCGCGACAATCTGCTGCGCTACGACTCCGCCGACCCGCGGGCCGACCCCCGCACCCGGCGCGCCCGCGTCGACGCCGCCCTCGAACGGGTCGGGCTCGCGCACGCCTCCGCCAAGAAGGCCAAGGCGTACTCGCTCGGCATGAAGCAGCGGCTCGGCCTCGCCTCGGCCCTGCTCCAGCCGCGCGGACTGCTCGTACTGGACGAGCCGACGAACGGGCTCGACCCGCAGGGGATGCGGGAGATCAGAACCCTGGTCAGGGAACTGGCGGACGAGGGCACCACGGTCTTCCTCTCCTCCCATCTCCTGGACGAGATCGAACAGGTCTGCACCCACGCAGCCGTGATGGCCCGGGGCACGCTGCTCGCCCAGGGCCGGGTCGTGGATCTCGCGACCCGCGGCCGTCTCGCCGTCGGCACACCGGACCCGGCCGTGGCCGCCCGCGTGCTCACGGAGCTGGGGATCACCGGCGTGGACGTGACGGGGGACCGGGTCACCGGTGACATCCCGTCGGCCGAAACCGACGTGGCGGACCTCAACACCGCTCTCGTACGGGAAGGCGTCCGGGTCAGGTCCTTCGGCGTCGAACGGGCCTCCCTGGAGGACGCCTTCGTCGCACTCACCGGAGAGGGTTTCGATGTCGCAGGCTGA
- a CDS encoding ABC transporter permease — MSQAETDRQELPHGRAEAPDRTADGSPQGPAAQGSAQGPAAQGPAGAPRVALYPRRQLGLFRSELTVTFRRWRTLALLAVLAAVPVLIGIAVKLETDHGSTARDPSGNGPAFLTDITNNGLFLVFAALAATLPVFLPMAIGVIAGDSVAGEAGAGTLRYLLVAPAGRTRLLLAKFVCAVAFCLAATLVVAASALAVGALLFPLGDVTTISGTQVSFGDGLGRAALISAVVAASLVGVAAVGLFVSTLTSSGIAAMATTVGLVITVQILDGIPQLHAIQPYLFPHYWLSFADLLRAPVYWDEILKNLGLQGLYAVVFGSAAWARFTTKDIAA; from the coding sequence ATGTCGCAGGCTGAGACGGACCGGCAGGAACTGCCGCACGGACGGGCGGAGGCGCCGGACCGGACCGCGGACGGCTCACCGCAGGGACCGGCAGCACAGGGATCGGCACAGGGCCCCGCAGCGCAGGGACCGGCAGGGGCGCCGCGCGTCGCGCTGTATCCGCGCCGTCAGCTCGGCCTCTTCCGTTCCGAGCTGACCGTCACCTTCCGCCGCTGGCGCACCCTCGCTCTGCTCGCCGTACTGGCCGCGGTCCCGGTCCTCATCGGTATCGCCGTCAAGCTGGAGACGGACCACGGCTCGACGGCCCGTGACCCCAGCGGCAACGGCCCCGCCTTCCTCACGGACATCACCAACAACGGCCTGTTCCTGGTCTTCGCGGCGCTCGCCGCGACCCTCCCGGTCTTCCTCCCCATGGCGATCGGTGTCATCGCGGGCGATTCCGTGGCGGGCGAGGCCGGTGCGGGGACACTCCGCTATCTGCTGGTCGCCCCGGCCGGCCGGACCCGGCTGCTGCTCGCCAAGTTCGTCTGCGCCGTGGCCTTCTGCCTGGCAGCGACCCTGGTCGTGGCGGCCTCCGCGCTGGCGGTGGGGGCGCTGCTCTTCCCGCTCGGCGATGTCACGACCATCTCGGGGACCCAGGTCTCCTTCGGCGACGGTCTCGGCCGGGCGGCGCTGATCTCGGCCGTCGTCGCTGCCTCGCTCGTCGGAGTCGCGGCCGTCGGCCTGTTCGTCTCCACCCTCACCAGCAGCGGAATCGCCGCGATGGCGACGACGGTCGGCCTGGTGATCACCGTGCAGATCCTGGACGGCATCCCGCAGCTGCACGCGATCCAGCCGTATCTGTTCCCGCACTACTGGCTGTCCTTCGCGGACCTGCTGCGCGCGCCGGTCTACTGGGACGAGATCCTCAAGAACCTGGGCCTGCAGGGCCTGTACGCCGTGGTGTTCGGCTCGGCGGCCTGGGCGCGGTTCACCACGAAGGACATCGCGGCCTGA
- a CDS encoding TetR/AcrR family transcriptional regulator: MNLTPNPARRSEKSQQAILAAALALCIERGYARVTIEAIAARAGVSKKTIYRWWPSKGALVLEALDHAVIRTRPFPDTGDLAADLHSQMTGVVRLLAHPPLGPAYAGILTEIQYDDDLARTVQEEFIDPRVKGATGRLRSAQEQGVLPMDADLNLGVELLYGPLYYRHCLRRPPYDAEEITRLIAHVLKALGG; the protein is encoded by the coding sequence GTGAACCTCACGCCCAATCCAGCGCGCCGCAGTGAGAAATCACAGCAGGCGATTCTCGCGGCCGCTCTCGCCCTCTGTATCGAGCGGGGGTACGCCCGTGTCACGATCGAGGCGATCGCCGCCCGTGCCGGTGTGAGCAAGAAGACGATCTACCGCTGGTGGCCGTCCAAGGGCGCCCTGGTGCTCGAAGCACTGGACCACGCGGTCATCCGGACCCGTCCCTTCCCCGATACCGGCGACCTCGCCGCCGATCTCCACTCCCAGATGACCGGAGTGGTGCGGCTCCTCGCACATCCGCCGCTCGGCCCCGCGTACGCCGGGATCCTCACCGAGATCCAGTACGACGACGACCTTGCCAGGACCGTGCAGGAGGAGTTCATCGATCCGCGGGTCAAGGGCGCCACGGGCCGGCTGCGCAGCGCCCAGGAGCAGGGCGTGCTCCCCATGGACGCCGATCTCAACCTGGGGGTGGAGCTGCTCTACGGGCCGCTCTACTACCGGCACTGCCTGCGCAGACCTCCGTACGACGCGGAGGAGATCACCCGGCTGATCGCCCATGTCCTGAAGGCGCTGGGCGGCTGA